TTTTAGGGctactattaataaaaaaaaaaagacaaaattatTTGACCACTCTATATAAACATTTCCCCATAACAATGATACGTTGCATACTTAAATTGTAGTTTTCCAGTGTAGTTCTTATCAAAAGCCAGTGCAACAAAAAGGTACACCAAAtctcaaaacagcaaaaatactTCAGATtaattttgaaaagcaaaaaaataagtcATATCTTAAAAATACTTACCTGGGCCCTTCCCACAAGAAGCATGGACTGCAGATGGAATTGTtaacaaaaaaacttaaaatagcAAAACTAAATCTGTGACCAGAGATGCATCATCTCAGTGATTTAAACCTTTGGACAAATAAAAGATGCATTCTACACAGCATTGTAAATGCTGAATAGAAACTGACAGAGAAAGTTTGGCTATCACCCCCTCCCCCCTACAAGCAAGTACCAACCACAAGAGTACAGCATGGACATTTGTTTGAGGAAGGTGACCTGCATTGGATGCCAGGCAGAACGAAGTGGCAATTATTTAGAGGGACTCCCATAAGCAATAGAATTAGATTACTAATTATTTATTCTGTGCCCGAATGAAAAGAATTTCaacatatcaataaaaaaaatgaactaagtTACTGTAGGGTATATTATGTTCATGAACAGTCCAACTTGAGATTGTGTTGACATCCACTTTAAACCTGCATATTtacaaattgggggggggggggttgtcctGGCTCGTACAGAAAACAGCACAATTTCTTAACAGGGTAAACAGGTAGTTCACCCTGGCACATTTGAAAGGTTATGAAAAGGCTCCATCTTCAGGGGAAATCAGCaggtttctgtttaaaaaaaaaaaaaaggaagaaccCCCTTGTTGGAAAGCTCTCTGGCAAATGGAGTCTTTTCACAAggctgcaggaaaaaaaaaaaaaaaaaaaaaaaaaaaaaaaaaaaaaaaaaaaagtgtctgtatACGCagtaaaacacaaactaaaaaaaaaaaggcaagggAGGATGCAAGGACATGCTGGGAAACTCCTGTTGCAGAGTCCCTGCTCAGGCGGTCTCTGTGGTCTCCAGTGCTTTGGGTTTGAGAAGATGTTCAGGTTTATTTCCAGCGCTGTGGTGCTCCCACATCTGTAGATAGAGCTTCTCCAGGTCCATGGTGTACTGCTTGGTGTTAAAAAGTGGACTGCAGATACGCTGCTTCCACACTTTGGCTCGGATCTTCTTCAAGCTGGCGAGAGAGAACAGGACAGCTGGTCAACAACGTAGTtctcaaaataataaaaggaatacATTTTGCTCCTTAGTGATAGAGGACTTACTACTCCATATCTGTTCCAAGTTTGACTGCCACATCCTCGTATTCTTGGCGGTTTTGAGCAATGAGCTCCGTGCAGCCAAGGCAAGTGAGTTGGGATGCAGCGACTCGGGATGCCAGAGTCTCTCCTGGAAAAAAGAATTGTTGTTAACATCTAGGTACTTTATTCCCTATTCTCAACTACAAACATATACCTTTATCAACAAATACATATTAGTAATTACATAAAACAGAATATATCCCAATACCAAATTTAAAACAGTTCGATACTTGGGTCATCAATGCTAGCGGAATGGTAATCAACAGCTTTAtttcagtgcagtttcttaaacaACACAGTTAGGTATGCACTTGAGGGAGTTCATCAGGCTACCCAGTACACAACTGCCTAAATTAAAGTCCTATGTTAGTATCAGCTGCTTGGAGTTGGGAATATTAAGAATAACACCTTGAGGGGAAAAATTACCTGGGAGAAACATCTTTCCGCAGCTGATGACTGACTGTTTCCAAACTTGTCCTACcagaactaaacaaaaaaaatcttcaagATCAAAACAGGAAAAGCAATCTACTTCACAAACACTTTcaaatttacattaaaacacCGCTTCCAAGCACTTAACAAATGCAGAAAtatatacagttgcagacaaaagtattggcaccctacacttacaCCATAATTCAACATAAGAAATTAAGAACAAGCATTTAGTacactttaaccactttttattaatacaaaaaaccaatacacaatttctagtaatttcaCTAATAAtctattaaaacaaacttatttaaaaagtatacattcgtgacaaaagtattggcactactgttttattttgtatgtgctccttttgcttttattatgttaTGGCTTTCAGATGTTTTTTCAATTACTGTTTACAAACATATTCTTTATTAACTACCTGGCATGGTGACCATTGGTGTTCCTGCCCACAGCACATCCATGCCTGTGGTGTGCCCGTTGCAAAGTGGGGTGTCCAGACAAACATCTGCCAGCTGACCCCTGCGCACATGCTCCTCCTTTGGTGCAACAGGGGAGAAGATGATGCGGTTGGCTGGCAGTCCCATGTTCTGGGCATACTGCTGAATGTTGGGCTCCCCCACTGCAGGGAATCGCAGCAGCCACAGCACACTGTTTGGCACACGCTTCAagatctacaaaaaaacaaaacacacagtcatCTCCTCTGTTTAATATTACAAGAACACCCATCATGTCATCTTAagtcataaaacacattttaaccttGCTTCTATGTATCTCTGTACCAAAAACTGGTAAACAAGTAAAAAGGAGCTTTAAATACTCACATTCGCCCACATCTGCAAAGTCTGGGGATCAATCTTGTACAGCTGGTTAAAGTTGCAGTACACAATTGCATCCTCAGGCAACCCGTACTGTGAACGTGTTGTCACAATGACGGTGCGAGGGACCTCCTCACCAGTTGCTGCCTTGTTATTAATCTGCGGGTATGTCAGAAAATATGCAatgtaaatcaaaatataaaaaacaaaataggaacTTTGTGTGCTTTGCAAAAAAACTTCCAAGTGGCAGTCAACATGTACACTATGGTAGCTCTGTATTTAATAGTGATATTCACCTGCGTTGTGGCCAGCCCATTGCTTACAGTGAAGCCATTAATGGTGACCTGGATCTGGCCTTGGTTGATCATGTTAATGATGGCCTCAGCAGCAGTGTTCATGGGGATGACTGGCATTGAGAGGGCAGAGTTGCTGTCACTTTCCTGGCCATCAGGGCACTTCAACTGTAAAGGGATACAGCAGTAAGTAACACACAAGTCTTACtctgacaataaaataattataacaataattcTGCACACCTTGATCACCTTCACATCTGGTAAGCTGTCCAGGAAGGCCTTCAGATCAATCCCGTTTAGAACAATGCGATTGTCAAAAATTTGTCCGTTGGACTTGAAATCAATCACTGCCTTTTTCTGAAGGACAAAATAAGAATGTTAGCCAAAAGAAAAACCACCTCTGTACTCCATGTCTACCGTGACAGATAAAATCCCAAGACTACCTTGAGGTGTGGGAACATGTTGGCATGGTCCCCAATGAAGAAAGAGTTGGGCATGTAAGCCAGTTTCTCCGAATACTGTTCTGCCACCTCTAGTGGAGACGTCTCTTTATCAGTGATGATGTAATCCATGAAGGGCGCACCACTTGTTCCAGGGTATCCCAGCCACATcgcctgtaaaaaataaaaggtttaattaaaacattacccATAACTAAACctgccaaaaaaaaccaaaaacaaacaaaatgcacctGCATACTATGAAAGtatctaaaataatttagtttcaatggTCTGGCAGTATTAAATAGATTTGTTTTGGAGCAGAAAACTACAGAAATTACATTTATGGGTTACAATGTACAATATTCAGCAGCGTTACCTGTAATGGTGCAGCACGTAGAGCAAACAGCTCATTGCGCGCCCCCTTAGTGTATCCGTTCATGTTGATGAGAATGTGAATCCCGTCCTGGTGAATTCTGTCTGCTGCCTTTCCGTTACAAGGTATCTGGGGAACAACACAGaacaatatttaatatgtttgttttgattatttttggaagattttatatattatatattttttttaattgtaaacagTTAGTGGTCTCTACCTGGGACAGGTCTGTGAAATGGTGCGACTCAGCCATCACTTTCACACGGAAATTAGTTCCATCATCAGGACTGAGCGCATAACAGAACACCTGAGGACAACAGACCAAAAGACAGAGATTACCCCAAGGTCAATTTgacaattcaaaaaaataaacctcAGAAAGCAGTGACCCAGTAAACAGGTGGCCCTTGCTCCTCTCTCACCTCAAATTTCTCTGAATTGTGCATGCCAGGGATGGACTGCATGAGATGGGAGGTTGGATGGTTACCGAAATCAGAGCTGATATAACCAATACGAAGACGGCCGTTGCTGGCCTTCAAATCCTTCGGGTGCTCATAAGGTGGCTTGTGAAGAACATTTATctgtagagagaaaaaaaaaaaaaaaaaaccttgtaaaaCCACTGGAAACTTTAGCACCCCACAATGAGAAGTCTCAATAGGACAGCAATACAGCTTAGAAACAAGTGCACAAATATTTTCACACACACCTCGACTTCTGTCAATATATACAGAAAAGTGCTTTAAATACCGACGAAAGTCCAGTCCTTACCTTGTCCAAGCACAGGTTCCCATGCCGCTCTGCGATGGCCTTGCGGAAGGCATGAGACAACGGGTACAGCATACTGTGATGAGGATGCACTGAGGGAAGACGATTCTTGTCAAGCTGATCCGCCACAATGCTCACCAGCTTTTTCATTCGCTCATCATAATCAGTCCAGTCACAGACAATCTGAGGGAAGAGACAGTTAGAATAGGGAGAGCCTGTGGAGGAGTTCGCTGTTATATGCACCCAATCTATGAATAGGATTCAATATACAGCAGCAATACAACTATATTCATTATTCTGACAGGGCATCCTGTACAATATTTCACCCTGAAATAAAGTAGTTGTACGAACTGTGATTTTTACTTTCACAAATTAACCACTGCAGTTCATAAGCAATTTAAAATTACTACTGCTTTTACATTTCTGGGAGTGATTACTGCAGACCAAAAAAACTACATCTGGGGCACTGAACTCTAACCAATTTTGCATTATTACACATTTGAAGTCAAGACTGGCAATGGATTCAACCCTTAACATACCTGCAGGCAGTGTGCTAGATTACAGTAAGCATCTGGGAAATCAGGTTTCAGTTTCAGCGCTGTCCGATAAGAAGCAATGGCTTCAGGGATATTTCCAGAGTCCTTAAAGACAGATTTGTCAATACTCCATACAGTTTAAATCTCCCTCAGACTATTCTTGCCAATTATAGATCATATTTAACAATCGTGCTCCTTATGAAAGAACTGCATCTTACTACCTTACCTAACATTAACGGTGCTAATCAGAGAGCACAAAACCAGTTTCTAGTTTATTTCTGAAAAGTTCAATAAGTAATATTTAATGTGCTTCCAATATTGGATTCCATGTACATTAGTATCAGGAAGTTAATTCTGTCTGGTTTTGAATCCAAGGAGACTAGCTAACCTTCAgaccacaacaaacaaacagagaatgTTTTGCCCTGGAACAAAGTATACCTTATGAATGGAGGCAAGATTGCTGTGTGCATCTGCAAAGGCAGGGTTTATCTGGATGGCACGTGTGTAACACTGCAAAGCTCCCTGAATGTCTTGCATCTCTTTCAAGGTGTTGCCCATGTTGGAATAGGCATCAGCAAAGGTAGGGCTTATTCTgtagaaaaaaattaatgtattatattaaatatatttcacaaagattaaacatttaaaggGATTTCAAAGCTTTTCATTTTGTATGAAACCATTGTACGGCAAAGTTTTATAAATAGTCTGACAATAGCACTTGGGGTACGGTTCTTTGTGTGCTTCACTCAGCTGAACTGTATTGAAGTGTTTGTTTCCATACCTGATGGCCTCCTTGTAATGCATTAGTGCCTCCTGTAGCTTGCCCTGCTGCTGCAATACACTGGCCAAGTTTGAATGCGCTGCTGCAAACTCTGGGAACACCTGCAACCAAAGAAACATTGTCTAAGAGAACCAAGGCGAAATACACAAATAGAAGCAACATTATTTGCTGTATAGTAATTCTAGTATTTACTGCAAACTCTTATACCAAATATTTGAAAGATGGACAATCCCTTGCAGAAAATGTTTCCCCTTTCATATCTACTAATTAGGTCTCAGGAGTGACTGatgaagctcacagtaaaacctgtttctagtttagaaaaataacaaaaataggaGTACATTTTATACTTGAATAGGTCTCTCAATTTCAAAGGACACCAGCAGAAGCACAGAGACAAACTGGTTGAATATGCATTCTTCTAAAATGTCCTCCATATACAAGGAGAGGAGTCAGGATTGCAGCACCCCCTACTTGACATGTGGGCATTACTCTGGCACCTCCGAGTATCACAAACCCAGCCATAACATCCCTCTTGGCACAGATTTGCCCAGATTTAGAAGTACAGCATGCATTCTCACAGTCTTAAAAGCCAGGGCATATTCAGCCCTCAGACTTACCTCTAAGGCTTTCCTATAGAGCCGCACTGCCTCCTCTATGTTGCCCTGCTCCCTCTTGATGTTAGCCAGGTTATTGAGGGAGTCAGCATGGGTGGGACACAGTCGTAGAGCTGTGTTGTAACACTCCTCTGCTTCAGCAACCTGAAGAGAAAATCACATTAGTATCCTCAAGAACCACATCCTTgctacaaattaataataattaaaaaattattataaaaaaaaaaaaacacacacatgctgacTATATACATACACCGACACTCAAACATgcatgtgtatgtttttatttttaaaagacacataCAAATGCTTCCTTTACAACtgtctgaacacacacacaccgtgtagTTTCTTACATTGCCCTTCTCCTTGAGGGcgttggccaggttacaataggCATCAGGGAAGTGTGGCTGCAGCTCGATGGCACGGCGGTATGTATCAATGGCTAGGTCAATCAAGCCCTGCTCATAATAAACACACGCCAGGTTCCCATGCACTACAGCATGGTTTGGGCTCAGACTGAGAGCTCGCAAATAACCAGCAACAGCTCTATAGgagaaacaaagagaaaatacTTGGGTATTTGACTTCAAAAGGGGAAGTGTTTGAAATTaacacaagctaaaaaaaaaaaactctacaggTGTGCAAAAAATACCTGTCAAAAATGCGGGCTTCTTTCAGCACGTTGCCCAAGTTAATATAGGCATCCAAGAAATTAGGATCTAAAGTTACagcctgaaaaacaaaatcagtttacATGTTATTCAGGACACAGCATTAAAATCAGTAAACTTAACATCTTTAAAACCCTGTTGTAATGGATGCTACCATCTTAAATTAATATCAAACGTGTTCCTTTCCTTTCAATTCTGATTCTCTTATTCACATGCTAATGTGACTCCCGTACTTGTATATTTGGTAGACAAATAAATTCAGTACTCCATGTACAATTACAGATCTTTGTGGCAAGCATAACGCATGTTAATGTTGAATCCTTATCTTCAAGCTTTTCTGCTTACCTTTTCAAAGTGGTGAATGGCCAACCAGATCTCCCCCTGGGCGTTAAAGACACAGCCCAGGTTACTCCAAGCCACAGCAAAGTTTGGCTGAGTCTCAATGGCTTTCAGGTAGCAGGCCTGATGGGTTAACAATGAAACCAGAGGAGCAGAGGTGTAGATTTTCAAAAACAATagattgaataaaaataaagggaagaaagaaaacaactatTAGTATTCATTCTCCAAAAAGCAAAAAGTGAGCCTGCAGCATAGGCTAGCTTGCGCATGTATGTCACTGCCACGCTAAACTGCTTGCTTTTTCCTACGCTGCGCTGATCCGACCTGCACCCAGGCACAGGCACACATTCTTTAGTTGTGGAGCAAGTTTTGGAGCAGCAGCTTGCACTCTTCTGTTATACGGGAACTCTTATTAAATTTCCAACATTCAAATAAGATGGTTAATTATATTGGTTCCATGGATTACCAGTGTTCCCAGCAGTAGAATTAACAAAATCACTTAGATTTAAAATTTTGTTAAGCAAAGACAATTTTCATTTCAACTGGTTTAATGCTTGAAAGTTAATCTGCAAGGGATTAGTAAAAACCATcatgaatagattttttttccccattaagtCTTTCTGATCAATTCACAACCTCAAATGCAAGTTCTGTGCGAGGGTAACGGTCCCTGTAATGCAGGCGCAAAAACCCACGCTGGCGCATTTGCCGCTCGCTCGCTGCGCGGGCCACTCTAAATGCCGCTTCGCTGGTGCAATCGCAGACTCTTCAAGTAAACCGCAGATTGGGTGCAGAAACCCCAAACCAGTTAGGCACACACTCTGTACTTCCAGCTTAAAGGACGTGATGTAAAGCCTACTTAGGAGCGGTCACAAAATCACAGTTCCAGTGCATAAGAATTTGTAGCACACCAAGTTTAAGGGAAATTTACTTTCGGAGCGTTGTTCTCTTTACTATATAGGTACTGTGTTCTAATCTCCTTGATCAGCCAACTGTTCCTCAGTTTACTGGATAGCCGCTGGGTGCCATGCTAGCCCAAGACTGCATGCCCAATCTGCAGTTTCCAGTGCAGAGATTTTTCGTATGTGCACGCTTTGAGCAATACTCGCTGCGCAGCCTTTGCGCTACTGCAGACTCACAGCGCATCAGACCAGCAGAACACTGCAAGTccaaataaagaagaaaaaaaagaaaaaaaaaggaaaaaacaattaAGCTGGAGAgttagaaggtttttttttgttgttgtttttattttgtatactgttTAGCTATTGCCAATTTATCTTAAGGCTTTTACATGGctactaatatttaaaaaagaaacaaaaatatactaCTGTTTTCAATTACTTGTTATGTTTTAGAAGCCACAAGATAGAAGAATTCAGGCATGgagtgaaatgtatttgtttcttttcgtGGCAGTTACAAACCCGTTACCATATTTTTCGACTTTGTCGGGGGCGGCCGGAGCTGGAAGAGGAGGTGAGGAGTGATGCTGCCCTAGTTCCTTTCAGCGAGGCACCTACGCTGGAATAGTTTCACCCACCTGAAACCTTCTAAATAACAATATCAGTTGTGAAAAAACCAAGAGagacaaaataagaaaacaagagCGTTAGTAAGAGTCTGCAAATAGTACAGTATCTTTCTTTcgaaatacacagaaaaaaaatccaagttactattttttgtttctctAGAAGTTTCCATCTTTTAGGTTTCCATTCATGCAGTAAGAAATGGATTTgactttttcaaaagaaaatggtggGGTGGGAATGTACTCGGAAAGGGTAGGAAGAAAGGCTCTCATtgtcaattttaaacaaacatttaatttcactTATACAAAAGGAGGGGGTTGGCTGGCTTAATCTTCCCAAATGAACTGACCACATGTAATTATTAAGAATAATCAATCAATAAACTATGTTTTGAACTTGTGCGTAACACCTGCATTCTTTTCTGTCCTGTTTCCTTGAATCCTGGCCAACGGATAGAAATCTGAATATGTAAAACTGAATCTAGATGCCTCCACAGCTCTGAAATAAAGAGGTCAGTGCTTGCTGCGTGCGCACTCTCACTATCCCAGTCGCTCTGAAGCGTGCAGTGAAGTGCAAAATGATGTTAGCTGTCTGCTTGGCTAAATGACAATGGGCACAAACTCATCACATTCAATAAGGGGACCTTTTTACAAATACCAATAGAAAGTCAGCCCTTTTTTTGGTTAGCTTTATATGAAAAGCACTGACACTCTCCCACACCACAAAGTCCCATCCACATCCCCCCCACCCCAGGATGGAAATCTAGTTCTTCCTTTTGTAATTTAAAGATTCTATGAAAACTATTGACAGCTTCAGGCCATAAAtttaagaggggggggggggcagttaacagaaatgtaaaaggCCAGCACATGTCaatgttcttttatttaaaatgctttatttttgtaaatgcagggCATTGAAACCAGAGAAAAGTACAGGATTGGCTTGAGTTGGCAGGCTCAGCCAATCCCAACTCAGCGCCTCGGCTGCACGCCTGGGTCCTCAAACAGACAGCTACTCCGCGCGTACACTCCACTGGTCCCTGTGCAGGCGCGCGGAGCTCGGAACGACAGATCAGAGGGGTGCAGTCGGACAGACTGCCTCAGGCTCCTCCCCGTTCCTCACCCCTGTAGCACTGTATAAGATGGCTTGTAACCCGGcgagtaaataaaacacaacagccaATTCCACTAAGTTCAATCTACTCCCACTCGAATGGCAGCTATAAAAGCCAAGCAGCAAAAGCTTTTGCCATAATATATTatctttagtttattttgtttgctgcttTTGGTTGACAGAAAACTGAATTTCTTCCAAAAGGGGCAAGAAGCCATCTTATTTCTTATACCAAATTACTATATTTATCAGTCCATTTTATCACAAGACCAAACCAGCACCATCCTTCCAAGCTCAATCTAGaacttgtcttttttatttatatatggatATCAGATTACTAGCCTTTCTTCCTGTTTGGCAGGCTCTGGATGTCAGGTGCTGAAGTGGAGTGGCTAATGGGAATAGTGAGGACTTAAAATACAGATGCTTTAACTTAGCTTTGAGGGACAGGGGTGggtctatttttaaaaataaaacacacactggcATTATAAATGTGTGTCCAAAGCCTTAAGCAaattccttttctctctctctccagtagcTATGTTGTCCTGTGCTGAGCAAAGGTACACCTGGATTAGGAGGGTTCACATTCAGAAACAGACTGGCCATCTGTTTGAAGGGCAGAGGAAACCCTACTTCGTTAGGGTGCAGGgcaggatatatatatttatttacccTGCTAAGAATATAGTGACAAGGAAGGAGAGATGGGGGGTCTGGCTGTGCATTGAGGCTTGTGTCCGGGTTTGCATCAGTTCTGCAGTTCAGAAACCGCATTCGATTACCTCATCCTTAGGGAAAGGCCTTCACACATTTCCTCAACAGTGAATTACTGAGCTATTCAGCTGGCTGATTGTGtgcacatttttttcttctcataaaaaaaaaaataaacctaaaattTCAACCAGGATGGATCTACCTTAGCTTCTTCTAAGCGACCCAGGGCTTTGAGGAGATTCCCTAGGTCACTGCGAACACAATacaaatcctggagaaaaacaacaaataaataaatacagcagttagaaattattataataacagcAACCAAATTAAAATAATGCTGAATATCTTAACTCTCTGCTTTCTCaaccaaaaacacaaagaacAGATGCGACAAGGCATTAAAATTGCTGGCTGAGAGAAAGAGCAATTTAATGCTTTGCAGCAAATCTTAATTTGTGGACAAGTGTTACTATCAAGTGTGAATTACCAATGTTCCCTTTCTTTTTATGTGCTATAGTAGAGTACTTTAAAAGATTCCGCATTGACTTTGAAGGGCATTGGCACCGTTACGTTAAACTGCACACTACACAATACAAGTACTGCAAAATTTGCTCATGCATACAATTCTAGGGAGGATCAGTACTGAGTGGACTGTATTATACTTGGTACTAACCGGGTTGTACTGAAGTGCAGACACATAAGCCTGCACAGCTCCCTCCATGTCTCCTGCTGCCACCAGTGCTGCTGCCAGGTTGATGTATCCATCGATGAAATCCGGTTTGAGCCTCAATGCATGCCGGTAGTGCTCAATAGCCTCCTGTAACTGCCCACGCTCCTTGTACACATTACCCAGGTTGGAATAAGCCTCAGCCAGCATTGGGTTCTGCTTAATAGCCAGAGTGCTGAAATGTGCCGACCTGCAATGGGAGGGCAAACCCAATCACAGACCTGGGTGAATAAAACTTCAAGTCCACACAAGTTAAAACCTAGTGTTTTACAAGGGTTGAGTTGAAATTGCTATTTGCCTAAGAGTTGGATGATACTGAACTGCAGGCAGAAATATGACATTACATTACTCTGACATTTCTAATGTTCTTGAAGCCTTTACGTGCCTATGCAAcagtgtagtgcatttcaaaagccTTACCTGCTGCTGTTCATaacaaaagttatttaaaagtagTTAATAACAATGAACTTTAGCATTGTGAAAGGTTAGAgcaaaaacaagtacaaaacagtACTGCGTACAGAGAGAGACGGAGAAAGAGCATGCCAGTTAGAgacaaagacagaaaaacagagCAGGTAAAAAGATTAAGTTGACAGCACCCCAATGCCCTGTAGGATAGAAAGAATTGTTTAGAACCGCACTCAAAGCACCGTGTCCTAGCATGGCAAACCCATAGCAACACAGCTTGTAAAGCAATCATAAGTATTTCCACATTCTACCTGTCAAGTCGACGACATTGGAAGTGGAtggaggacagcagcagcagaacacCCGTGTTGTCCGGCTCTTGTCTCCAAAGCTGCATGCAGTGTCGCTCTGCAGCCTCAAAATCACCGGACTGGTACTCACGATGTGCCAGTTCTGCCAACCCTTGGAATGAAAGCACATGTTTTGTTGGTTCTGGAGCAGTCACCAACACATCCAAGGGGAAAACAACAAGTTAGAGAATGGAAACAAATACAACCAACTAGAATGGAAAAACATAACTAACATGCATAAAAAACATGCTGTTAAAATAAGTGGAGAATGAcgaattcataaataaaataattaactgaacCCTGCAGCTCTGCATACAGGGCAGGGGTAGATAATGCCAGACCAGTATTGTGCTCACAAGACACTGTAGCTGTGCAACAGCCTAGTATCATCCCTTGGTTGCATCTCAAAGTACATAAGCAGGAAAGCTGCATGGCTAGGCACATCATTTATTTAGCAGTCTACAAATATttgatattaaagaaaaaaaaaagtgctgtcaACATACTGTTTTCCCTGCTTTATGCAATCAGTTTGTAATGTTGCATTAGTAGCATAGATTCCCTTAAGAGTGTCAGAACAGATGTGGTTAGTGATCAAGTGCTCATAGCAGTTTGAGCCTTTCCAGGCTTTATGAACTCAACTAGACATGCCTAAGCTTGGGTTATCACTCAGTCCTTATCAGCAGATGAGCTGGTTAACACATACACCActaccttgactggtatcttagacaCTGTAGCGCCAATCAAAACTCAAGAGTGTCTTA
This window of the Polyodon spathula isolate WHYD16114869_AA chromosome 7, ASM1765450v1, whole genome shotgun sequence genome carries:
- the LOC121318725 gene encoding UDP-N-acetylglucosamine--peptide N-acetylglucosaminyltransferase 110 kDa subunit isoform X3, with protein sequence MATSVGNVADSTEPTKHVLSFQGLAELAHREYQSGDFEAAERHCMQLWRQEPDNTGVLLLLSSIHFQCRRLDRSAHFSTLAIKQNPMLAEAYSNLGNVYKERGQLQEAIEHYRHALRLKPDFIDGYINLAAALVAAGDMEGAVQAYVSALQYNPDLYCVRSDLGNLLKALGRLEEAKACYLKAIETQPNFAVAWSNLGCVFNAQGEIWLAIHHFEKAVTLDPNFLDAYINLGNVLKEARIFDRAVAGYLRALSLSPNHAVVHGNLACVYYEQGLIDLAIDTYRRAIELQPHFPDAYCNLANALKEKGNVAEAEECYNTALRLCPTHADSLNNLANIKREQGNIEEAVRLYRKALEVFPEFAAAHSNLASVLQQQGKLQEALMHYKEAIRISPTFADAYSNMGNTLKEMQDIQGALQCYTRAIQINPAFADAHSNLASIHKDSGNIPEAIASYRTALKLKPDFPDAYCNLAHCLQIVCDWTDYDERMKKLVSIVADQLDKNRLPSVHPHHSMLYPLSHAFRKAIAERHGNLCLDKINVLHKPPYEHPKDLKASNGRLRIGYISSDFGNHPTSHLMQSIPGMHNSEKFEVFCYALSPDDGTNFRVKVMAESHHFTDLSQIPCNGKAADRIHQDGIHILINMNGYTKGARNELFALRAAPLQAMWLGYPGTSGAPFMDYIITDKETSPLEVAEQYSEKLAYMPNSFFIGDHANMFPHLKKKAVIDFKSNGQIFDNRIVLNGIDLKAFLDSLPDVKVIKLKCPDGQESDSNSALSMPVIPMNTAAEAIINMINQGQIQVTINGFTVSNGLATTQINNKAATGEEVPRTVIVTTRSQYGLPEDAIVYCNFNQLYKIDPQTLQMWANILKRVPNSVLWLLRFPAVGEPNIQQYAQNMGLPANRIIFSPVAPKEEHVRRGQLADVCLDTPLCNGHTTGMDVLWAGTPMVTMPVLVGQVWKQSVISCGKMFLPGETLASRVAASQLTCLGCTELIAQNRQEYEDVAVKLGTDMEYLKKIRAKVWKQRICSPLFNTKQYTMDLEKLYLQMWEHHSAGNKPEHLLKPKALETTETA
- the LOC121318725 gene encoding UDP-N-acetylglucosamine--peptide N-acetylglucosaminyltransferase 110 kDa subunit isoform X2, with the protein product MATSVGNVADSTEPTKHVLSFQGLAELAHREYQSGDFEAAERHCMQLWRQEPDNTGVLLLLSSIHFQCRRLDRSAHFSTLAIKQNPMLAEAYSNLGNVYKERGQLQEAIEHYRHALRLKPDFIDGYINLAAALVAAGDMEGAVQAYVSALQYNPDLYCVRSDLGNLLKALGRLEEAKACYLKAIETQPNFAVAWSNLGCVFNAQGEIWLAIHHFEKAVTLDPNFLDAYINLGNVLKEARIFDRAVAGYLRALSLSPNHAVVHGNLACVYYEQGLIDLAIDTYRRAIELQPHFPDAYCNLANALKEKGNVRNYTVAEAEECYNTALRLCPTHADSLNNLANIKREQGNIEEAVRLYRKALEVFPEFAAAHSNLASVLQQQGKLQEALMHYKEAIRISPTFADAYSNMGNTLKEMQDIQGALQCYTRAIQINPAFADAHSNLASIHKDSGNIPEAIASYRTALKLKPDFPDAYCNLAHCLQIVCDWTDYDERMKKLVSIVADQLDKNRLPSVHPHHSMLYPLSHAFRKAIAERHGNLCLDKINVLHKPPYEHPKDLKASNGRLRIGYISSDFGNHPTSHLMQSIPGMHNSEKFEVFCYALSPDDGTNFRVKVMAESHHFTDLSQIPCNGKAADRIHQDGIHILINMNGYTKGARNELFALRAAPLQAMWLGYPGTSGAPFMDYIITDKETSPLEVAEQYSEKLAYMPNSFFIGDHANMFPHLKKKAVIDFKSNGQIFDNRIVLNGIDLKAFLDSLPDVKLKCPDGQESDSNSALSMPVIPMNTAAEAIINMINQGQIQVTINGFTVSNGLATTQINNKAATGEEVPRTVIVTTRSQYGLPEDAIVYCNFNQLYKIDPQTLQMWANILKRVPNSVLWLLRFPAVGEPNIQQYAQNMGLPANRIIFSPVAPKEEHVRRGQLADVCLDTPLCNGHTTGMDVLWAGTPMVTMPVLVGQVWKQSVISCGKMFLPGETLASRVAASQLTCLGCTELIAQNRQEYEDVAVKLGTDMEYLKKIRAKVWKQRICSPLFNTKQYTMDLEKLYLQMWEHHSAGNKPEHLLKPKALETTETA